tagaacccaagtccctCCTGGCTCCTCAGATCAcaagcttgggggaaattaatcactcaGAAAAGCACAAAGCACTGGGGAAGAATCTTTTTCCCTTGCTCATACTTAGCTATAATGAATTACCATTAGAAATCTAGCAAGACAGTCCAAATTCATTCATGACGACAATAAAGTTAAAGCAGTAAAATAAagtccaaagaagaagaaattatatcATTCATTAAACCACAAAAGAAGTTATCTTACAAGCTTTGGCAAAAGCCCAGGAAATGAAAGGCAGAACAAAACAATTACAAAAGAAAACCCTACGCTAAAATTCTAGGCTTTATCCTTGGTTGGGCTTTTCGCGACACCATCAATCTCGGGATGATCAACTCCGGCTTTGGATTTAGATTCAGCATCCTTGGCCCGTGAGACAACATCTTTGATTGTGAGGGCGTCCTCAGATGACTTGTCTTTGGCTGGTGGCTGTGCCTCTTCATCCGCCCCGTTCCCCTTAGGGACGACAGGATTAGGAATGGCAGTCAGGGCGGAAAGGAGCTTCTCAGGAGGATCTGAATCAGGATTCTCTCGAATATCCTCGGGGAAGAAGATATTCTCGATCCTCCTGAGCTTGGAGTCTGTAGGAACCCCCGCCCGGTCCATTGCTACTCCCCAGGACTCGGTGCAGTAGTCCCTGCAAACCACGGCCACTTCCTTGGTCAGCCTGGCCTCGGTATCCTTCACCCCATGCTCATAAGAGGCTACCACCGCAACCTCAGCAACCTCCCTGGCCACCCGAGCAGCCTCCTTCGCCTGTTGCATTTGCGCCTTAAGATCCAGGACCGCTTGCTTCTCGGTGGCTAGGTTTATTTCTGTTTGGTGAAGCTGCTGGCACATGTCCTCGGCCTGCCTCATTGTGGTCTTAAGGCCGGCCTCAGCGCTGTCCCGGGCCTTAATAGCCTCTTTAATCTTCTCACTTAGGCTCTCTTTTTCCAGCCTGAGGACACCAACAGCTTTCTTAGTGGCAAGGCAAGACTGAACCTCAGCGTTCACCTCTTCCCGGGAATTCTTCACCCACTCCTCGGCCACGAAGATTTGTTAGGTGACCTGCATAGAAGTAATGGAAGAATCATTAAAACGTAAATGACAAATAGATGAGCATAGAATAAGGAACCTGAACAAGGGAGAATCTTCGTTTTACCATAGCGAAATCCTTCTTCAATGACATGAAGAGGTCCGGTTGCCTCGTAGTTCGGAGCCCGTCCATGTCGCGAGGCAAGAGGCTGCTGCAAGGCCTCTACGAGATACGACGTCTGCCCCCGCTGGGACTCCCAAAGGGTCACATCCCAAGGGATGGAAGCGCCGTCCAATTCTAGCCGAGGAGACCAGGTGCACTGCCCCCTCCTATGTGCAGCCTCATCTTGGCTGTCAATGCTTCGTTCTCTTGTCTTTAGGCTCTTTGCCTTTTTTCTGCTGGTTGGCCTTTTGAGGGCCGACCTCCCCTTCCTCCAGTTCTTCGACTGGCCTTTTTCACCTCAAGTTTGGAATGGGTTGTAGTGCGGGGTCGGtggaaggaggaggaggaggaggaggaaggcTGGCAGGAACTTGCTCCTTAGGGGCATCCTTGGAGGATTGCCCTTTGTTCCTGTTGGACATGAGGCCCCTCAGACCAAATCTTGGCTTTAGGTCCATGCCTTCCTCTTCAATTTCTTGGCTCGTGTCGATCTGAGCAACTACTAGTTTCGGAGAGTAAGCCGCCGAGAAGCGATCAAGATCCGAGCCGGAATCTGAAAGCTCTACGAGCCTTGTTAATACCTCGCCCTCTTCGTGAAAGTGGAAATAATCGATTTCGGCTTCAAGGGACGAGTGCGTGGAATCAATTCCCTCCCCTGGAACGGCTACCTCCTAGGGAACGCGATAAGTGGGCGGCTGGACTGGTGGTAAGTCTCTCCGAGCTAAGAAGCCCAGTTTAGAAACGTCAATACGGGCTAATCGGGGGCTCCCAGCCCCTATTGCCTGGCCCACATCCACGAAGGCACGAGAAAGAGGCTCGTAGTCCAAAATGAGGTGAGCGGCCCACAATTGCCCGTCCTCACTCACAAAGCTCTCAGACCTCAAGAGGTAGTTGAGAGCTTGGACGTTGACTAGACTGATCCTCGGGGTAGTGTGTACTTTGTCTACAAAACATCCAAAGGAAGGGTTACGTCAGTCCGAGAAAACAAGCAACCAAAACCAAGACCAAAACAAGTAAAGGGAAAGCTCAAAAGACTAAGATCCCTGCCGAGGGGCCTAATCCTAAAATGTCCCACCTGGTGCTCCCGCCTTAACTGGGCAGCGAAGACCATCGTGCCTTGCTCCGGAGACAATCAAATaatcgtccttcaagcctttattggacttgggaaggcaagATATCAGTCTCATCTCGTCGGACTTGGATTTCAAGTAATACGACTCGGAAAGGTAGTGGCACTCATACAAGTGAACAACATCGTGCCAagagaggccgaggttcatctgttcATTCAGAGCGTCTACGCACCTTAGAATCCGGAACATGTTAGCGGCGCACTGGTGGGGGGCCAACCTATGGCCGCACAagtaatccctagttatcctaCCCATGGGAATCTTCATCCCCCCTTCTATGAAAGCGATCATAGGAATGATGACCTACCCCGTCTCTCTCTAGGTTAGGATTTGGTCCGAGGAGCAATACTCTAGGCCCACTACTTGCGGGATATGGTACTTCGCCCTAAAGCCttccataccggccggagaatctactAGGCTCTTAAACTTACCCATCCTATTAACCCTAAAGGGCACGGAGAAAGGTTTATAAACGAAAGAAGGCTGAGGAGAACAACAAAGAAGGGGAGTAAGGGAATATGGAGAAATAAAACTTACGGGAAATACGAGTTCTAAGTCTCTCAAGCTTTTAAAGGATCCGTCGGGAATCCTTACAGGAACGGCTATGGAAGTCAGGGACTTAGAGTATTTCGCGAGAGAAAATGCTGAAGTGCTCTGGAACGCTTGAATGTCTTTTCTAAAAAAGGGAAAGTAATCTCCCTCAGGAGCCTTATATAGTGAGGAAAAATGAACGGAATTACTCCTGCCCAAAGTCTAGAGGGATATCTACCGATGATTAAGCGCCCCACTGTTGGATGCGAGGGGACATAGAGCCGCCTGGTGCAATTAATGGCGCCTCGTGGACTACGAAACATTAGTAGCAATAATGAAGCACGTGAGACGGTACTCCCACACGCGTGAATCAAGGAATTGAGGTGACTTATCcattaaatatcaaaattcccttttttcctcctcggataaaagagaaaaaccagaattttgaggggctattgtaggggcaaAGGCCCAAAATCATGTAATGGGCCTTAGGCCCTATCCGAGACGATTAGCAATGTCCAAGGAGAGGAAGTGGATGCCAAAAGGATTTCCAACCCAGCTCTCGTGGATAGGGGGCGTTTAAAGGacggtccgaggaggaatgcctccttGGACGTGATGAGTATGGTTCAAATATGCACTCTGTCTACCAAAAGGGCCCACCCCAACAGACATTAGTAGTAGAGATGCGTCCCACAAACCCCTAGGAAAGAAGGAAACGGAAAATATCCAAGGAGAGGCTACTgttgccacattaaatgcattgcagctacttttctggccgcattaatgtgaagaggacctgtgaacagtgttaccttggccaccacaactcacagaaggctgaaagggggtgtccgatgggacaagcattcAAGTAAGgatccagatgatcaacaagtgtaaggtcacGATGGCTTCAAAAAGGCTATATAAGAAAAGGAGTCCCCATGAGGAAAGGGGAcgaaaaaagggagagagaagagaggagtAGTACAAACAACCGTAACCTTCGAACAAGGACCAGCATATATTCATCTTATCTCCTTGAACTGAGGATCTATGGATACTAACATGTTTCACTTGTGTTCAACTGTTGTATAGTGCAATATTAAACACTATCCAATTCGCTAAGACCTAGTTCTACAGCTCATTCTCTgcaaattcattgtttctggGCTCCTTGGACCAAGACCTCATAccttttgggcttgggccacgAATTGTAaccctacaatatatattgtCTGTTATACTGTAAAAATAAAGTTGTTAATgttattagcttttttttaatccaaaaatttgatatttatcccagatttttttttcaacctattTTTTTAAGGCTTTGTTGATAATTATATTTAGATagattcaactgtaggttgtaGTTGTTTGGCaccaactaactaaatttaatctctttttaaaatttataggttgcatgttttgttaaagcactaattgttattttttctaaagaaattgataaagaacaaataaattgctgtttttatttaaaaattgttgcaatttgGTGCAACTAGTTGGCGCAACAACGATTTCTAAGCCTTTTTGCAATTTAGTGCAATCACTTGGCACAATCATAGCTTCTAAACCTAGCTTTTACCATATAGTATACTAGCACGTGGCTAGTATAATATAATtacatatgatatgatatggATCAAcaataatttatgaaatttgaGCGTGcgatgagacttttttttttttttttttgtgggtctagtgtcataatttccctttaaaaaaaaattggataattttgttttgaagacaTGATTAGTAGGAGAGTGTCCTACtttgtaggcattttaagtggagttagaaatatatttttactaagtTATCCTCAAATTTTGTCCCTATTAAGTGTAAAGTTTAAGGGTATTTCTGAACCAcataaaaattcaattcaaaaaaatgaatattgcttcttttttttttcttttttctttttttagagagaaaaagaagaagaattttgttattaatagtatatataatatgatataattttgGATTCAACAACCGTGAAGATAAATATCATGGCTAATTGCCACTTGTACAGTTAGTCCAAATACGTAACTCGATCCAAAAAGCCAGCAAATTAATAACTTGTTTATTCAAATTTGACCCTATATGCAGTAGTACTTATAATTTAAGTATAATTTAAAGATAGATTCATAGGCTGTCATAGAGTTCTCTACGTTGGACTTGGATGactaatatatttaaataagtcTAATTGACTTCATTAATATGCCGACTTTTCTATCTGATAAATAGGCAGCAAAGAAGCACTTGTGTATTACATTGTCAAGAAAGTGATAcatctcattttctctctctgccGCTCATCTATTAATtacttcaattttgtttttttggcttTGTTAATACTTCCCATCTCTCAAACGCCCTTGACCCAGCTCTTGAAGCAGaccattcttattttttattaaaaaaaaaaatttatccaaaaaaaagctCAATATTAATTGCGCACTTTAAAAGAGGAATAAACTCATCTCATAAACGCCTTGTCATTGAAAACCATTCAGAAATTAAATCATTGAGTTTCATTGTTTTGTTTGAACATTATGTTATTGAATTTCAACtacataaacatataaaatctAAGGCAACATGGCTTCGTGCCTATCTTCTTTTTGTGTTTCAATAAAACCATCTATCAGGCACAAATACAATACTCGTCAAGGCGTGCAAGCAAGAGCTCAGAGCTTTAGTGATGAAGGTAACTCTCTCATTTGCcaatctttttcattttggaCACTGCTGAAAAGTGATTTGAAAAGCTGGCACAAATTTCAttattgccttttctttttttccttacaagTAATATTTAGCCCACGTTGAtgttatttcatttaatttgttTGGTACAGGGAGATCAAGAAATATTgtagattcaaatttgaatgttCTTAGAGAGAAGATAGAAATGGTTAAGATGAAGGAGAGGTTGGAGAGGTGTTGTAAATGTGAAAATGGATGGAATTATGTGGCTGGTTATGATTATAAActcaagagagagaaagatatgTGGAAGTTCTTTGAGCTCGTAGGTTTGGTTTCTGGGACTCTTGGTTTCACCTGTCTTAGTGGTACAGTCTGTCTCTTCcttgtttccttctttcttcgTTTGATACAATGAGTTGGATGTTGTACAAAATGTAAATGAATCTCTCTTTCTGttctagaaaaaaagaaaagaaaaaaaagtctctCTCTCATTGTATATTTCTTAGGTTTGTGATACCATATTATTATTGGAACTTTCAAGATTTAGGGCTTTGTTGAGTTGTGGTTTACAGTGTTATAGCACAAGCTATCACCTGTCCGTTTTACAATGACAATGGATTCACCATTGGACTAAAATGTCAACGATAGCACTAGCTAGTATCCATATTGAGCTTTGCAccatgtgtttttcttttttcttttttcccttttcttttcttttttcatcatCTAAAGCAAAATTCACTTTGTGCAACGCAGTAATAGTATTTCTATCGGTTGTATGAGGCAAAGCATGCTAACATGAAATAGTGATAATTTTCTCTATCACCGTacgatattttttttctttcatgtttaacgagaattttttttttttttaatctacagCCAATTGTAAATTCTTATTCTGTAACGTAGAGACAATACCAAAACCTAATGTGTAGAAAGTTTCTAAGGCATATCCACCAACTGTGTCTAATTTATCCTAGGCATATCCACCAATTTTAACAAGATCTGAGTTTGAAGCTCAAACtctaatttgatttcttttttcaataccTCAACGGTGGTCTTCATTGAACACTTTTTTACAAAAGCATCAATTTGgtattttgtatgtttttaaCAATTCAGTTGGTTTCTTTGCTCTAATACCATCTAATACCATgttgataggaaaaaaaatcacaatacaTTACCCATATTATTGGCATGTTAAATATATTTCATGCAACATATGACCACAATAATATTGTGAAGATTTTCATATCTTTCtgctttcatattttttttaaaagaaaaaaaaaaagatttttcatAGGTGTATAAATATTGTTTTCATGATATCTTGCTcgttttaaatttgatttgggCCCATGAGCAGTCATTTTAAAAGGAATTCAGTTCTCTAAAATGTGAGCTTGAATTTATCTTGATCAAATGATCAGATAagtcaaatttgagaaaaatgtttcaaaatatgGATTTTGATATAAATGAAGAAATTTGGTAGTTGGGGTGAAATTTTGAGCTTGTTTAACCATCGGTCAACTAGGCCCAAGTTTGGTCAACAAAGGtgaatttggtcattttaactGTTGAACTAAAAATTTGACTAATCCTACATCCAATCGGAACAAATTAGGTTAAAGTAACATTGTCATTGTCCCAATGtgaaaagatataatttttggcattttaatagtaaaattggGATTTTTACACATGAAATGAGGTCGGACAAAATACGGTATTAACAGTTGGCCTTTCTTTATCTAATATTTATTAGTCCAATAAATATTGGACAAAGTACTAAATATTGTATTTGTCCCCTTGATTTTTGTGATTTCTTTATTCTTGATTTATAAATTCTAAGTCTCAATTTTCCATATGATCACCTTCATTTTCAAGAGCTATGCATATTGCCATTGAGCTAGACAAGCTATCTTATTAAGTCTCAATTTTCCATATGATCACCTTCATTTTCAAGAGCTATGCATATTGCCACTGAACTAGACAAGCTATCTTGGAACATATGGATGAACATATTAATAGTTGCCCCTTCTTTGTCTAATGAACATATTAACAGTTGTCCCTTCTTTGTCTTATATTTATTGGGTCAATAAATTTTGGACAAAGTACTAAGAGGGTGTTTGGTACACcatttcaaataacaattttcagtttttaaacaacattacacatatttctacacacttttttcacccacacgtattttcacacatgttTTTAAACGACAAGACACATGTTTTTAAGTGCATATACCaatccacacgtatttccacacatgttttcaaacgacaaaacacatgtttttaagtacatataccaaacaccccctaattATTGCATTTGTCCCctcaatttgtgtgtgtgtgtgtgtgtgtgtgttttttttttttttttttttggttcttgattCATAAATTCTAAATCTCAATTTTCCATATGATCACCTTCATTTTCAAGAGCCATGCATATCTTGGAACATATGGATGAGCAAAGGGTCGTTGTTTTCATATTGCATTATCTTTCAGAATACATATGGAGGTCAAGTTTGAGGTTACAAGTACCATTGCACTTCTCAAACTCAGACACTTTGAACTTATGGGGAAGTACGGGTGAGAAAGGCTCATTGTTTGCATATTGCGCCATCTTTCAAAATACGTATAGAGGTGGAGCTCGGTTTCATTGGTGCCTTTGTATTTCTCAAATTGAGGAACTTTGAACTTGAACCTCAATGTGTTGGAACCATGATAAGGTGGTGAAATCTGTGTCACCAAAAGAGTTGTATCCTTGAATGgaacaaatattttcttctaaGCTCTCAATTTTCATGTTTTGCCATAATTATTTTGTGAAGAATTATTAATTTCTCCTAATACCCAAATGATGGTCTTTGTTGAGCACTATTTTTGCGAATCCATCAATTTGGTATTTGtatgtttttaaaaacttttaggTGTCAATTGAATTGATTTCTTTGTACTAATACCACATTAATCATGCCAAAAGAAATACTTTACCCTTGGATGGAATATATCTTTTCTTCTAAGATCTCAGTTTTTGTGATTTGccatagtaattttttttttttttttttgctgggtaaTTTGTTATTAAGGGGGATCGAACCCCCGAGCTTAACAAGGCTACAAGGCTTGGGTACCACTTAGGCACAAGCCCAGTGGTTATTTGCCATAGTAATTGTAATTTGTGAAGAATTATTAGTTTTCTCTTATATCTCAATTGTGGTTTTTGATGAGCACATTTTCGTAGAGCCATCAATTTGGTATTTGTACGTTTTTAACAACTTCTAGGTGTCGATTGAATTGGTTTCTTTGTAGTAGTACTAATACCACATTGATCATGCCAAAATCATGAAACATTACCCATGTTATTGACATGTTAAATGtcttttatacaaaatattgtCACTATGACGATGTAAAGATTTTATATCCTCAACTTTCATAttgaaaaaacaatatttttcatatgtgTATGAACATTGTTTCATATAAaacaaaagattttaaaaacttgtAGTTAGTAATGCCCATGGTATTGACTTTGTGTCATATTGTTGGCCTTGGTCAGTGACagactctaggaattttttctaAGATAGTCACTAAGAAACTTAAGTTATACAAAatccaataataaaaaaaaacttgaatatatcaatatcacaaaaaataaaaataaaaaaactcaaatacatgaagttgtaaaatttcttatactaataaaatgaaaaagccAAACAAGACTAATGAGAgataaaataagaaatgagaATACTGAGATTAGAGtaataaagtaaaaaagagCCTGAAATAGATAGAgaagcaaagagagagagagagagagagagagagagagagagagagagagagagagagagagagagagagagagagagagagagagagagagagagagagagagagagagagagataatacCTCCTTCAATGAGTCGAATGCCACAATATCTCTCTTGGTaccattttttagaaaaaatgaaattaaagataTTTTAATGGACCAAGTTGAACgaattataaatttgaataaaaatttttatttttgtttttgaatgaaatttatgttgaataatttgttcatttgttgttgttgtttggcctaatcttttttttgtttgggctatttttgctattatctgagctaatttttattgttgttatgtgagctttttatttttatttttgtttaagggGTTAAGGATTATATTTGGGAGTGAAGATTTTGTTGCAGTAATGCTACTACACTCACAACATTTAATTACAAATTCAGGgtaacaagttgttattggtaggtAAAAATGTGAGGTTAGTAGTAGAtccaaattaaaactaataacagCTTACCACcgaaaatttgttgtgaaaattatgAATGTAACACTatccttatttttattgaacccAAATTCTTGATATTCTCAAGTCAGGgcattcattatttttcttacgGTAGACAAAACAAGTTAATTTATAGcttataatattttctttgcaagtaaaatatttatttttcccaaagTTAGGGTGATTATAGGAAAACCCAAACCATAATGTAGAGTCGGTCATAGGCCTTGGTGACGTCTTTGATGGGTTGGGGTGCTATATATAGTAGCAGTGGGTGGTGATAGTACCATGGTGGTGATGGTGATAATTTGTAGTACTGGAGGCAAGGGTGGAACTACATTGGCTCCCTCCTCCCAAAAATATAAGATATTTAATTctagtatatatattagttaaattttttaaaggattcATAAAAGAATTAGGTGTTGCCCccctttaaatttaaaaaaaaaaaaaaaaaaaaaaaaaaaaaaaaaagctcttaaataatggatatatatatatatatatatatatatatatatatataactaagagaaaatccaattagaattcaattagagtttaatcaTGCGTCACGTGTTCTatcaaatttaagttttttaatttttgtgccaaatgagtttATATACTGTAGAGAAcaaggagtccaatataaataaatcataaaaaacctaatcatataactaaaaacaattcaaatttataagtcatttatATAATATACTATGACTATATATGGTCCATTACTAgctaggttatatatatatatatatatatatatatattaaactacaatttagagaaaattcaattataatcaaaattggatttttcttttgttaactttccatacaaattaaattgtttagatttttgttgttattttttctctgaactaatgagcatatttttttatacaatttttattcAGATATTTGTATATGAAGATATTGAACGTAACGAACTGTAATTGAGCTGAACGATCTCATACACCTATCCTCATTCAATTTAAGAGATATTATTtgaccaatttattattttattttgtgttgtatttagtagaatttcataaacaataattgtaaattgatattgtatatgtagatccgatagtgattttcaaaattatatacgtAACAGTAATGTAGTGAGAAACTTAGTGTAACCAATATCATAAAAatctattctcaaaaaaaaatatcatgaaaattgcaagaaaaaactattttagtttCTCCAAATGTACTGGTCAAACTTTGTCCTATATGTTTAATAACCCAAACTAATATTAATAGCACCATTACAATTCATTATTCCCGTGTGTAAGCATGGGTTACATACTAGTACATCAATAATTATAGAAataatgtattttctttttctcaatttcaatttttgtattattatttaatttgtttctcAACAATTCTCCtaaagttttggatcattcataATTTTAAAGACTTCATTGGTTTAGTTGGAAGTTTTTTATTCACTTTGGCAAACaacttaataatttatatttcaaataattttaagaattcaCCATGAAGATAATAATAGAAGAATTCTATTCTATGTTTCTGGTACATATCTAATATTAAACTAGATAAACCTAATCTCAAACCCCACACCCCCAAGGAAAATTCCTAGTTTTGCCTTTGAGTGGAGGTGGCAAGAACAAGAGTAATGGCGATGGTGCTAATTATAAGGGGCTGGGGGGATCAGAGTACAATTTTGGTTAGGGATGGAGCCAGGAAATGATCTCAAGGTCGAATTTGAACTTGGGTTTTGTATGATAGAAAATGTCgagttgaagaaaaaaaaaaaccctctcttGTTATCTCAAACAACACAAAACAATATTAAACATTCCTGAACAACTTTTAGTAAAATACCATCTCATCAAAATCTCTGATCCATATTCCATACGCAGTATAAGCAGAATATATCATCTCTAGCAGTAATCGAGTTTTAATGTCTTAATACAGCTGTCTTCAAAGCTTGAAACAATCACGGCGTTTTGTACATTTGTGTCACAGTTATTCTATATAAGAATTTTATATTGAAACAGGTTATGACTcattgttagaaatactgaataattgtattgtatttctcaaaaatgaaataatatacatgagtgcctttatataggaggcatatgagTGCAATacaagtaagagtgtagtataataatgtgtgctatacaagtaatctagttgggcctaaagcccacaacacTATACACATTAACAGCCCCcttcaaactcaaggtggatgtgagaccaacttgagatTGTCAACCAAAGTACGAAGGCGTCCTctaggatgtgacttggtgaaaatacctgcaagttgatctttagaggagACTGAGATCAACTTGAGAGCATCATGGAcgagatgataacggataaaacgacaatcaatctcgatgtgtttagtccgttcatggaagacatcattgtgagcaatatgaatggcactctagttgtcacaataaagaggagtagcagaggatgtaGACACACTTAAGTCTTTgagaagccatcgtagccaaagaagctcagatgtggtatcagcaatgacacgatattctgcttcagtactggagcgggccacatgaatttgtttcttacttcgccaagaaatcagagaactaagaagaaagcaataaccagtgGTAGACCTACGATCAGTAGGATCTCCTGCtcaatcagcatcagaaaatgcacAGAGAACAAAAGGAGACTGAGCAGagtagaaaagaccatggaaGATAGTGCCCTTTAAGTATcaaagaatgcgcagaacagcagcatagtgagtcgatcgtggagcagacaaaTACTGGCTCACCTAATGAACAGCATAAGAAATGTCTGGAtgagtgacagtgagataaactaggctgccaaccaagcgtctgtaaagagagggattagacaatggtttccctcCTGAGagagtcagatgcgcattaagctcaactagAGTGTCAACTGTCTCGCTATCaatgagtccagctcgagacaagagttcagaggcatacttggcttgagtaatataaaattcatctgtagaatgagtgatttcaagacccaagaagtagctgagatgtccaagatctttcatctcaaactgctgactgagaaaatcattgagttcttgaatgccattgaggtcatcaccagttatgatcatatcatccacatataggagaagtaaaatagcgTCTTTGTCAGTGcaacgaagaaataaggcagaattataatgactggccatgtaacccaa
This DNA window, taken from Quercus robur chromosome 2, dhQueRobu3.1, whole genome shotgun sequence, encodes the following:
- the LOC126706591 gene encoding uncharacterized protein LOC126706591 translates to MASCLSSFCVSIKPSIRHKYNTRQGVQARAQSFSDEGRSRNIVDSNLNVLREKIEMVKMKERLERCCKCENGWNYVAGYDYKLKREKDMWKFFELVGLVSGTLGFTCLSGTVCLFLVSFFLRLIQ